The following coding sequences lie in one Lolium perenne isolate Kyuss_39 chromosome 2, Kyuss_2.0, whole genome shotgun sequence genomic window:
- the LOC127333824 gene encoding glycosyltransferase BC10: protein MTPMVVSLLLFASLTALLLMAPRVSPPPLLVRPDDKPPASAGVAAAVAASGGGAAGVGEGAEDLALFRRVTLDAGEGSAVAAAPKVAFLFLTNSDLTFAPLWERFFAGHAHRFNVYVHADPAATLLLPPTPSFRGRFVAAKPTRRGDPSLIAAARRLLAAALLDDAANAYFALLSQHCVPLRAFPRLYATLFPPAAPHHHRLPSYIEVLAGEPQMPARYVARGDDAMLPEVPFERFRVGSQFFTLARRHAVLVVRERRLWRKFREPCLPEARDACYPEEHYFPTLLDMADPAGLARYTLTSVNWTGRVDGHPHTYAAPEVSPRLIAELRRSNSSTHEHMFARKFAPDCLAPLMDIADTVIFKD, encoded by the coding sequence ATGACGCCCATGGTGGTCTCCCTCCTGCTCTTCGCCTCCCTCACCGCGCTGCTCCTCATGGCCCCGCGCGTCTCGCCGCCGCCCCTGCTCGTCCGGCCCGACGACAAGCCGCCCGCCTCCGCGGGGGTGGCTGCTGCCGTCGCGGCGAGCGGAGGAGGCGCAGCCGGTGTCGGGGAGGGAGCGGAGGACCTCGCCCTGTTCCGCCGCGTGACGCTGGACGCCGGCGAGGGCTCCGCTGTCGCCGCAGCCCCCAAGGTGGCCTTCCTCTTCCTCACCAACTCCGACCTCACCTTCGCGCCGCTCTGGGAGCGCTTCTTCGCGGGCCACGCGCACCGCTTCAACGTCTACGTGCACGCCGACCCGGCCGCAACCCTCCTCCTCCCCCCCACCCCCTCCTTCCGGGGCCGCTTCGTGGCGGCCAAGCCCACGCGCCGCGGGGACCCGAGCCTCATCGCGGCGGCGCGGCGCCTGCTCGCCGCCGCGCTGCTcgacgacgccgccaacgcctACTTCGCGCTGCTCTCGCAGCACTGCGTCCCGCTCCGCGCCTTCCCGCGCCTCTACGCCACCCTCTTCCCCCCCGCCGCGCCGCACCACCACCGCCTCCCGAGCTACATCGAGGTGCTCGCGGGCGAGCCGCAGATGCCCGCGCGCTACGTCGCGCGCGGGGACGACGCCATGCTCCCCGAGGTGCCCTTCGAACGATTCCGCGTCGGCTCCCAGTTCTTCACCCTCGCGCGCCGCCACGCGGTACTCGTCGTCCGCGAGCGCAGGCTCTGGCGCAAGTTCCGGGAGCCCTGCCTGCCGGAGGCGCGGGACGCGTGCTACCCGGAGGAGCACTACTTCCCCACGCTGCTCGACATGGCCGACCCCGCCGGCCTCGCGCGCTACACGCTCACCAGCGTCAACTGGACCGGCCGCGTCGACGGCCACCCGCATACCTACGCTGCGCCAGAGGTGTCGCCACGGCTCATCGCCGAGCTGCGCCGATCCAATAGCTCCACGCACGAGCACATGTTCGCGCGCAAGTTCGCGCCCGACTGTCTTGCCCCGCTCATGGACATCGCCGACACTGTCATCTTCAAGGATTGA